One Symphalangus syndactylus isolate Jambi chromosome 9, NHGRI_mSymSyn1-v2.1_pri, whole genome shotgun sequence DNA segment encodes these proteins:
- the TMEM248 gene encoding transmembrane protein 248 isoform X2: protein MFSINPLENLKVYISSRPPLVVFMISVSAMAIAFLTLGYFFKIKEIKSPEMAEDWNTFLLRFNDLDLCVSENETLKHLTNDTTTPESTMTSGQARASTQSPQALEDSGPVNISVAITLTLDPLKPFGGYSRNVTHLYSTILGHQIGLSGREAHEEINITFTLPTAWSSDDCALHGHCEQVVFTACMTLTASPGVFPVTVQPPHCVPDTYSNATLWYKIFTTARDANTKYAQDYNPFWCYKGAIGKVYHALNPKLTVIVPDDDRSLINLHLMHTSYFLFVMVITMFCYAVIKGRPSKLRQSNPEFCPEKVALAEA from the exons ATGTTCAGCATCAACCCCCTGGAGAACCTGAAGGTGTACATCAGCAGTCGGCCTCCCCTGGTGGTCTTCATGATCAGCGTGAGCGCTATGGCCATAGCTTTCCTGACCCTGGGCTACTTCTTCAAAATCAAAGAGATTAAATCCCCAGAAATGGCAGAG GATTGGAATACTTTTCTGCTACGGTTCAATGATTTGGACTTGTGTGTATCAGAGAATGAAACGCTAAAGCATCTCACAAACGACACCACAACTCCGGAAAGTACAATGACCAGTGGGCAGGCCCGAGCTTCCACCCAGTCCCCCCAGGCCCTGGAGGACTCAGGCCCGGTGAATATCTCAGTCGCAATCACCCTAACCCTGGACCCACTGAAACCCTTCGGAGGGTATTCCCGCAACGTCACCCATCTGTACTCAACCATCTTAGGACATCAGATTGGACTTTCAG GCAGGGAAGCCCACGAGGAGATAAACATCACCTTCACCCTGCCTACAGCGTGGAGCTCAGACGACTGTGCCCTCCATGGTCACTGTGAGCAGGTGGTATTCACGGCCTGCATGACTCTCACGGCCAGCCCTGGGGTATTCCCCGTCACTGT ACAGCCACCGCACTGTGTTCCTGACACGTACAGCAACGCCACGCTGTGGTACAAGATCTTCACAACTGCCAGAGATGCCAACACAAAATACGCCCAAGATTACAATCCTTTCTGGTGTTATAAGGGGGCCATTGGAAAAGTCTATCATGCTTTAAATCCCAAGCTTACAGTGATTGTTCCAGAT GATGACCGTTCATTAATAAATTTGCATCTCATGCACACCAGTTACTTCCTCTTTGTGATGGTGATAACGATGTTTTGCTATGCTGTTATCAAGGGCAGACCAAGCAAATTGCGTCAGAGCAATCCTGAATTTTGTCCCGAAAAG GTGGCTTTGGCTGAAGCCTAA
- the TMEM248 gene encoding transmembrane protein 248 isoform X1, which yields MVSFSEACLVELIRIMFSINPLENLKVYISSRPPLVVFMISVSAMAIAFLTLGYFFKIKEIKSPEMAEDWNTFLLRFNDLDLCVSENETLKHLTNDTTTPESTMTSGQARASTQSPQALEDSGPVNISVAITLTLDPLKPFGGYSRNVTHLYSTILGHQIGLSGREAHEEINITFTLPTAWSSDDCALHGHCEQVVFTACMTLTASPGVFPVTVQPPHCVPDTYSNATLWYKIFTTARDANTKYAQDYNPFWCYKGAIGKVYHALNPKLTVIVPDDDRSLINLHLMHTSYFLFVMVITMFCYAVIKGRPSKLRQSNPEFCPEKVALAEA from the exons GTGGAGCTGATCAGAATAATGTTCAGCATCAACCCCCTGGAGAACCTGAAGGTGTACATCAGCAGTCGGCCTCCCCTGGTGGTCTTCATGATCAGCGTGAGCGCTATGGCCATAGCTTTCCTGACCCTGGGCTACTTCTTCAAAATCAAAGAGATTAAATCCCCAGAAATGGCAGAG GATTGGAATACTTTTCTGCTACGGTTCAATGATTTGGACTTGTGTGTATCAGAGAATGAAACGCTAAAGCATCTCACAAACGACACCACAACTCCGGAAAGTACAATGACCAGTGGGCAGGCCCGAGCTTCCACCCAGTCCCCCCAGGCCCTGGAGGACTCAGGCCCGGTGAATATCTCAGTCGCAATCACCCTAACCCTGGACCCACTGAAACCCTTCGGAGGGTATTCCCGCAACGTCACCCATCTGTACTCAACCATCTTAGGACATCAGATTGGACTTTCAG GCAGGGAAGCCCACGAGGAGATAAACATCACCTTCACCCTGCCTACAGCGTGGAGCTCAGACGACTGTGCCCTCCATGGTCACTGTGAGCAGGTGGTATTCACGGCCTGCATGACTCTCACGGCCAGCCCTGGGGTATTCCCCGTCACTGT ACAGCCACCGCACTGTGTTCCTGACACGTACAGCAACGCCACGCTGTGGTACAAGATCTTCACAACTGCCAGAGATGCCAACACAAAATACGCCCAAGATTACAATCCTTTCTGGTGTTATAAGGGGGCCATTGGAAAAGTCTATCATGCTTTAAATCCCAAGCTTACAGTGATTGTTCCAGAT GATGACCGTTCATTAATAAATTTGCATCTCATGCACACCAGTTACTTCCTCTTTGTGATGGTGATAACGATGTTTTGCTATGCTGTTATCAAGGGCAGACCAAGCAAATTGCGTCAGAGCAATCCTGAATTTTGTCCCGAAAAG GTGGCTTTGGCTGAAGCCTAA